In Microbulbifer agarilyticus, the DNA window CCGCCGCTTTTACCTGCAACAGGATTTTGTCTATAAAGGGCGCCCAAACGAGATGGGGTTGAGCAGCAAGAGGAAGCGCAATGCAACAGCCGATCACCGGCTATCATCGCGATAACGAGGACCACTGGGTGGCGCAGCTGGCCTGTGGCCACAACCAGCATGTACGTCACGACCCGCCGTGGCAAAATCGGCCGTGGGTCACCACCCCGGAGGGGCGAGCCGAGATGCTGGGGTTCAAGCTCCAGTGCAAAAAGTGCGACGAGGGTGCCCCCCTGGATGAACAGCCGCCCTCACAATCGAGAGAGTCCAATTAATGCCGAAGATCTGGGTGGACGCCGATGCCTGTCCCACCGTTATTAAAGAAATCCTGTTTCGCGCCGCCGAGCGCACTGAGACCGAGCTGACGCTGGTGGCCAACCAGTATGTGCGCGTGCCGCCCTCCCAATACATCCGCGCGGTACAGGTAACCTCGGGCTTTGACGTAGCCGATAACGAAATCGTGCAGCGCTGTGCGGAGGGCGACCTGATTATTACGGCGGATATCCCGCTGGCGTCGGAAGTGATCGACAAGGGGGCCACCGCGCTGAACCCGCGCGGTGAAAAATATTCCAAAGCCAATATCCGCGCGCGCCTGAACATGCGCGACTTTATGGAGACCTTGCGCTCCAGCGGTGTGCATACCGGCGGGCCGCCGCCGCTCGGGCAACAGGAGCGCAAGGCGTTTGCCGATCAGCTGGATCGCTGGTTGGTGCAAAGGAGAAAAACCTAGTGCCGTTACGCGAAGCCATACAGGCCGAGCTGGTCTCGTTTACCGCTGATCACATACCGGAATTGATGTCTTGGATTGATAGCGAACAGGCGTGTCGGCAGTGGGCTGGCACCTGGTTTGAGTACCCGTTTGACCAGCACAGTTTTTCGCGCGACTGCCGCTGGCAGGACCTGCCCACCTTCGTGCTGCAAGGGGCGAAGGGTGAAATTCTGGCGTTCGGCCAGTATTACAACCGTCTGGATTGTTGCCATCTGGCGCGCCTGATCGTGTCGCCGATGGTGCGCGGTGCAGGATTGGGCAGGCAGCTGGTAACCCAGCTGGTAGCTCATGGCAGTAAAGAACTACAACTGGAGCGCGCTTCCCTGTTTGTGCTGAAAGACAATCCCCGGGCTCTGGCGCTGTACCAAAAGTTGGGATTTCAGCAGTGCGAGTATCCAGAACCGGAACAGGGACTGGAGATCTGTTATTACATGGTGGCCACGGTTAAAAGTGAAATTGGGGAGAGCGACGATGCAGGATAGTTCCGACCAGATAAAAACGCCGCGCCTGTGTTTGCGCCAGTGGCGCGATAGCGACCGGGCACCATTTGCCGCAATGAACGCTGACCCTGTGGTGATGGAATATTTCCCCAAACTGTTGAGTCATGAAGAGAGTGATGCCGGCGTCGACCGCCAGATTGCGCATATCGAAAAACACGGTTGGGGTTTCTGGGCGGTAGAGACTCTGGCGGAAAAGCAATTTATAGGCTTTGTCGGTATCAAACATGTCACCGACGATATGCCGTTTGCACCGGCGGTGGAAATTGGCTGGCGCCTGGCCCCCGCAGCCTGGGGCAAGGGTTATGCTACCGAAGCCGCGCGTGCGAGTCTCGAGTACGGGTTTACCCGGTTAGGGCTTGAGGAAATTGTCTCGTTTGCCGTAGTTGGCAACCTGCGTTCGCGCGCGGTGATGGAAAAGCTGGGCATGGTGCGGGAAGATAACTTTTTGCATCCGGGATTACCCGCCGGGCACCCGATGCAGGAGCATGTGTTGTACCGGCTATCGCGATCTGCGTGATCGCTGTGCGTGCTTAATTTTGTGCTAATTACCTAACCATAATTTGCGATACAGCTTGTCCGGATCGTAATTTTCCGCCTGCCGCCCGATATTAAATCGCCGGTCGCGCGGGTCGTTGCCTACACCACTGTTGTACATCCAGTTGCCATAGTTACTGTGCACGTCATAGTCGATGAGCTGGCTTTCAAACCAGGCGGCGCCGGCGCGCCAGTCCTGCTGTAACTCCTTTGCCCAGTAGCTCGCCACATTCTGCCGCCCGCGGTTACTCATCCAGCCGGTAGCGGCGAATTCGCGCATATTGGCGTTGACGAAATCGTAGGGTGTGCGGCCATCAATCCATGCAGCGAGTTTTTCCGGATCCAGCTGCCATTGATATTCCCGCGCGCGAATACCACCCAGGGCGAACAGGCGATCGCCGTGCTTGAGTGATATGTATTTGAAGTAGTCGCGCCACAGCAGTTCAAAATGCAGCCAGTAGGTATCCTCGTTGGCCCGTATCTCCCGTTCGAAACGTTTTAGTTCGGCATAGACCTCTCGCGCGGACAGGCTGCCATTAGCCAGCCAGGCGGAGAGCTTGCTGCTGTACTCGGTGCCGATTAATCCGTTGCGGGTGTGTTTGTAGCGGGTAATGTTTTCGCTGCGCCAGAAGTAGTCTTCTATACGTTGCTTGCCCGCGGAACTACCACCTAAAAAGGGGAAAGCACTGCGAGGGTCCGCTGCCGGCTGTTCCAGCCCAAGCGCTTCAAGTGTCGGCAATGGCGAGCTGCCACCCGCCGCGGTGAGATTTCTTGCGAGTCGCGCTTTGGGGGTGGGCAGTGGCGAGCGTATGGGTAATTGTTGCTCAACCACCTGGCGGAACTGGGTAAACACTTCCGGTAACTCTGTGACTTCCGCAAACGGCAGGTCGTCGGGATGGATGAGAAATTGGTCGTAATCGGTGTGGAAGTGCACCGCGTCCATGGCCGGTGCCGCGCGCAGGGACGCCAGCGCAGCGCGTTCATCTCGCGTCCACTCACGTTGCAAAAACAGCTCGGTTACGCCGTGCTCGGCGACAAGCTCTGGAATAATCTGCGCAGGTGCACCCACGCGTATCAGTAGCGGAATATTGAGGTCGGTTAGTTGCTGTTGTAAATCTTCCAGACTCTCCAGGAGAAACTGCGCGCGGAATTTTCCAGTGCGTGGGAATCCGAACGGATCACTGC includes these proteins:
- a CDS encoding DUF3565 domain-containing protein — encoded protein: MQQPITGYHRDNEDHWVAQLACGHNQHVRHDPPWQNRPWVTTPEGRAEMLGFKLQCKKCDEGAPLDEQPPSQSRESN
- a CDS encoding YaiI/YqxD family protein: MPKIWVDADACPTVIKEILFRAAERTETELTLVANQYVRVPPSQYIRAVQVTSGFDVADNEIVQRCAEGDLIITADIPLASEVIDKGATALNPRGEKYSKANIRARLNMRDFMETLRSSGVHTGGPPPLGQQERKAFADQLDRWLVQRRKT
- a CDS encoding GNAT family N-acetyltransferase, which gives rise to MPLREAIQAELVSFTADHIPELMSWIDSEQACRQWAGTWFEYPFDQHSFSRDCRWQDLPTFVLQGAKGEILAFGQYYNRLDCCHLARLIVSPMVRGAGLGRQLVTQLVAHGSKELQLERASLFVLKDNPRALALYQKLGFQQCEYPEPEQGLEICYYMVATVKSEIGESDDAG
- a CDS encoding GNAT family N-acetyltransferase, which gives rise to MQDSSDQIKTPRLCLRQWRDSDRAPFAAMNADPVVMEYFPKLLSHEESDAGVDRQIAHIEKHGWGFWAVETLAEKQFIGFVGIKHVTDDMPFAPAVEIGWRLAPAAWGKGYATEAARASLEYGFTRLGLEEIVSFAVVGNLRSRAVMEKLGMVREDNFLHPGLPAGHPMQEHVLYRLSRSA
- a CDS encoding DASH family cryptochrome, producing MKLVWFLNNLRSHDNQALTRACAAEHGDEPVIALYCFDPQFFSSDPFGFPRTGKFRAQFLLESLEDLQQQLTDLNIPLLIRVGAPAQIIPELVAEHGVTELFLQREWTRDERAALASLRAAPAMDAVHFHTDYDQFLIHPDDLPFAEVTELPEVFTQFRQVVEQQLPIRSPLPTPKARLARNLTAAGGSSPLPTLEALGLEQPAADPRSAFPFLGGSSAGKQRIEDYFWRSENITRYKHTRNGLIGTEYSSKLSAWLANGSLSAREVYAELKRFEREIRANEDTYWLHFELLWRDYFKYISLKHGDRLFALGGIRAREYQWQLDPEKLAAWIDGRTPYDFVNANMREFAATGWMSNRGRQNVASYWAKELQQDWRAGAAWFESQLIDYDVHSNYGNWMYNSGVGNDPRDRRFNIGRQAENYDPDKLYRKLWLGN